The Malus domestica chromosome 10, GDT2T_hap1 nucleotide sequence AGAGAAGGAAGATTGATCAAGTTGTAGGGCTGTAGGAGCTTTAGAGGAAGGAGGGAGGGATGGTTAATAGGAACGTGGGTGGGTGTGGGTAATGGGTAGTGTATTTCCGGATTTGTTTTTCAAAAGAAAGGCCCGCCCTAAATCTTGTGACCACTGACCCACTTTTTCCCTTACTTTTGTGCCTCCTTATTGGGATAAAAAGGAGAAGCAATTATGTGTTGTCTCTGCCCATCACAGCATATTAGCATTAACCCCACCAcaaattggagagattttttccTGTACCGGAAACACGACCAAGTGTCatagatatttaaaaaaaaaaatcaattacttGTATTATAACATTTGATGTACCGAACGATGTTTCTTGTACATGGAAAATTTTCTCCACAAATTGGAGCAGCTTCACATTCATTAATGCAtgaaaactacatattcttgaaTTTGATTTGCTATAGAACAATTCATTTATTACAACTTATTACAAAGTTAGATACTAACTCAATTGAAAGCAAGTTGATGAGCAATTATGCGGTTAGAAAGGAGAAAACTTGTGTAGATAGTCCGATCACGTGTACTACTGAATTTTTCTAGTCAAGCAAACATCAATTTTTCTCTTGTGATCAAAGACTATTTAGTGTATACAACGATATATAGCTCACTTTGATGACTAAGTGTAATTGTCTGGAAAAATTCTTGGATGCTTCTGATTCTAAATAACTATGCATTCATTTATATCATCACGTGACTAAAAACACATATAAGATTGTATACGAACAGTGAGATTGCATGCTTAATCAGGTTTTTCCCTTGTCATAGACATTTACTAGGCTTTTTTAATACAACATTATTAGGGGATGGGAAATTGAAATATTCTACCGAACGGGCACATGTGACATAATTAGTTATCAAACTCGTCATACACGTtgtccatttatttatttttgtgtgttttgggttttgtttggggCACATAAATCTGTGTGTCCTTTTTGGTCATACAGATtgcttaagggaagggatccctattttttgaaaaaaatggagattaggtgtggggcccactccacatcgaatttcaacaatccgaaccgtctattttgttagtctcgattcatagatcatccttgcaaaatattagctaaatcggaaatgtttaagacatataattgggttcaaggaaatgaacgaatactttgttatataagaaaaatgaaatttgatcttgataattaaataggcaaacggtttcggattgaattgaatttttgcaaggatgatttatgaattgagactaacaaaatagacggttcggatcgttgaaattcgatgtgtagtgggccccacacctaatccccatttttttcaaaaaatggggatcccttcccttaaggAATCTGTTGGTCATATACACTATTCCTACTTTTTGCTTTGTTGCTTTGCCTTTTGGTCCTgaattttgtatcttttattCAGTTTGGTCAAAAAGATTAGTACAGTGGGCCACTGGGCAGACTAGTTGAATGCAAAAAGGGCTCTGAATTGGTCGAATTGGGCTGGACTGATCTGAAATTTGGGAGGGAACCAAACATGAGAATTGCTAACCCACATCAGGATTGGGCTCCTAAACTTGGTCTTGCTCAAGTTAGAATGCATATGAATAATCTTGTGGCGATCAAGCTTAACAAGCGGATAACATAAATTCGTTGACGTATAGTACATGTGGCTTTTGGCGACACAAATGAGCCAATCTTCTCTGATAtcatgaagaaaattgaggttctaccataaaaccaattagtaATATGAAGAGTAGTTCAACCTCTTATAAACCTTTGCATAGTTAGGTCCTCTCCAATGTAGGACTTTTGTCCTCGCATTCTCACATAACTAGCTTGTGATGGGACATCTGTTCCTATAACTCTCATAACAGATATCTATCCCTTGATTACATGTAAGTTTTTATCTTAGTAGGACAATGTCAACGAATTTTTTGATACACAAGATCTCGTTTTTTAAGTTGCTTGTATTAAATTCAACGAGAATACTATTCTCGTCTAGAACTGTTGTTTCCCTGCCGTAAAACTCCCGGCCAGGAAAATTTCTCAACCGATTCAAAGTCACTAAGTCATGCCtgcaatttaaaattgaatttcGACCCTTTTGGTTGCATTTCTTAGCATATTCAAAGTCAATAACAATGCTCCTGTTGAGTATTGATATGGTTAAAGACTCTCAAGGCATTATAACCCCTTCTTTCTTTTGTACGGCGGTTATTCAGTCACGTAATGTTAcaatttgtttatgtattttattACTTACATTGTTCTTAAAACATAAACTCGTCGATCACCCatattataacaattgaattaaTAACACAACGTGTTAATATTCTGTTTGTCTTGTTCAACACTGAGAAATCAACATTCACGTTTCAACCATGTTATATTGTATATAATATGCCGGCTACACAGAAAGACATTAATTCTATCTTATAATaacctaattatatatataaatacactAATCCAAATACAAGGTTAAAAACTTGTGACTCGACCGAGACTAAAAACTACAATTCTTTCTCCAAAACCCAAGACTTCCTGCCTTGGAGGCAATGTATCAATTAAATTGTACTAAGAATTCAAGACTTTTCTTGCCGTCCAGGCAGTCCAAATCATGAACAAATGGAACAAAACCAGTGGGGTTGCTTTGTTTTGAAGGTGAAGAAGAGAACCACTCCTCCACTGTGCACAATGTCATCCACATGGGCATTGCCAAATGGATGGAGAAGAAAAACACAAAGTGATATTCCTATGCTATTACCAAATAGAAAATAGTCTACTACATTTTCCCTTATAGACAAATCATAGTTTAACGTATGCATAAACATTACTTTAATCTAAATTTACAAGAGAAGAAATCGAACTTGAATATAACGGAGCGAGTACTACCCTGGTCAACTAACCTAACCCACATCTATAATGTATATGAATTTCTTTTAAGGTTTtaaccatttttttatttatatgtatCATACTGTAATTGGGTTTTAACCAATGAGTTGGGATCTTTGGATCTAGAGGTGGCAAAACAACTCATTGAATTGTTATTAAAACtcatttaatttgattttgccTTACATCATCACCACTACTAATCTCACATCTATATTATGGTGATATCAAATTAAACTGATTTTAACAAGTACCCATTAACAATCTAATGAGTTAATTTGCCACTTCTATTTAGATTTTTAATTGGGACCCAATAAAGTTCAAGTTGAGCAACTCCTTTAAAACCTAGCCcgtcatttttgttttttattatcatcttgtctataagcggtgattttttttttttcatttgtttaaaaCAAGTCAAGAAAGAGGACCAAGAAAATGGGGTATAAGCTGGAAGCAATATGGATGTTGTGCTATTTATCATTAGAAACTATCATTACTAATGCAACTGCTTTGATTTGGCCTCGGCCAGAAAAACTTCGGTAGGATGTCTTATTACGTCACTTGTAAGTACTTTTCACAAAAAATATGAGATTTGCTATATTTTGAATCTTATTCGATTTTACTCAATATAAAAATTGACCTAATCAGACAACCTTGTTAAAGTACGGTCTCCTCTAACCACAAAATAAATGGAGCCTTTTGGTGCATCAACTTTGATTACTTTCCCTTCCTTTCAATCCGACAGTAACAAACAAGTAGGTGGGATTGCCTTAGTGAAAGGCATGCTTCCTCCTCCACTACACACAGTTGCCATACAAAAGCTCTCGTTTACAGACAAGATTCTGCTTCCAAGTGGAATTTTCCAACAGACTTTAGTGGTTGCCTAACGCCCATCCAAACTTTATCTCACCCAAGGTGCTCGAAACAACTCAACGAAAACGATAAGATTATAGCGATTTTGGCTTTCTTGGTTCAGCTTCCGACACTCGAATCCAATTGCTATCAGGAAGGATTAAAGAGTGTACCAGAATAGTGATGTGACGCTTGACTGTGTGACTAATGCTTGGCTGATAAGAATCCATGGCATAGATGAAACCTTACCAAACTTGGCATTTGGTCAATCAAACAATTGAATGAAGAGATTATGTCCACTCTTACATCACGGACGAATAACCACTACTTCTAGTCTCCAGATATTTCCCCAATGAGGAAATATCTTCGTCCCTTTCCTCTACACTCTTCCATGCAATTCTTCAGACCTTTCAACAACTAAGCTGCCTACCGCGTGTAAATACGAGAGTAGAATTCTCTCTCGTCCAAATTCTCCTCCTCTTTGGTCTACTCTTATTTAaacggtcacgattaagccacgttaacattttgtGTTGACTTTATAGAGAGATAGAGGAGAGTAAGAAAGGAGGAGAGGGCAGGGGAAAGAATTTGAACGGGAAAAAATCCTACTCGGTAGATATGGATCTTAAAGTAACAGAAACATCAAATGACTTTCACTTTCTGAATATTCAAATGCATGCGACTTGAAAGGCTTCTATTATCCCTTTGCGCTTTTAAGTTTTTGCACCAAGCGTAATCAGAAGCATTTTTTATTGTCGGTAAGCGCTTTTAACTATTCTTAAAGGTCTTGAACAGGCCCTCCGCATTTGTACGtgaatttatcattttttattcGTTGTATGTAATAGTGGCAGTATCAGTCTCTGCATTCTCAGTCTAGATCAAACTTCAAATTTGAGTACATAAAGATTAGGCAGAAACTTCAAATGTGAcccctagcatcaaattcagaAGCATTCATATGGCATTACAACGTACGTCCCTATTCAAAAGACAAAACAGTACTTAGAGCTAACGGGAGACTTAGCCCAAAATAGAGCGCAGTGGCATTCTAGAATTCATAAAGGCAACCTTACTTAGTGAGATAAGGCACTTAAACAGAGTATTCGTTCAGACCGTCCAAACACCACCTCAAACTGCAGTTTATCAATGTATTTGTAATGGTCTTGCAATTTTTCTGAACACGTTCTGTTTTCGTTTGCCAAATCATTCGACATTACAATGTATACTAATTTACACTAGAAGCTCGACAACACAAAGTATTCACTAAAATCACAGTAAATACGATACTTTTGTAACTTCTTTATGACCTCCAATTTCAATGAAAGAATGTGTAAATATTTCCAACAAAAATGGGAACACATATAAGCAAGGAAGACTATAAATCTAGGGTTGATGTTACCACTACAAAACAGGCACGGAAATGGACAGCGGCACGGAGACCTCACCTACGAAACTCGAATCCCTATTCGCAGCTGAGTTACCTGCAAGTGCATATCCCACGCCGAGACCACCAAAATGCATTGCTGCAGCATTCTCACACCTTTGGAACACCCTAGCAAGAGAAGCTGCCTTTCTTCTTGCCCGCTTTGTACCAGTAAAAAGCAACGTCTGAAGTAACCCTGCCAAAGCTGGTGCCTTAACTACCATCTCAGTTGCAGCAGTTCCACCGCTTCGGCACAGCTCGAGCAAAGCTGCAACTGCATTTTCTTTACCCCTTGGAGTCCCGCCACGCATCATTCCTATCAAACCTGCCACTGCCAGGTCCTCATTCGCCACCGCTTTTGCCCCAATAGGCTGCCTGACAACCAATGCCAATGCACCAGCTGCTTCCTCAGCAACCACTTCGTTTCCCAATGCACTGACAAGCGCTGTAACAGCCCCAGCCTCTATCATTCTCGTGCAATTTTCGGTGTGAGTAGACAGGTTATACAAAGCTGTCACGGCATCCTTCTTTCCTCTTGGGGTACCCTCTCTCAACAATCCTGCCAAAGCTTCGATTCCCCCTTCCTCGTCCGCTATTCTCTTCTTATAGTCATGAACTGCAGATAGACTAAACAAAGTTGCTGCAGCATTCTCCCTCGCCTCAGTCGTGTGCCCAAACCTCAGAACATTAACAATGGACCCCAAACACCCTTCTTCGTCCATAATTCGGCTTTTGTTTTTATCATATATCGATAAGTTGAGCATCGCAGTCACAGAATTCTCTTGGGCCACAGAGTTTGGAGACGAGAGTAACTTACAAAGATGGGGAATTGCCCCAGCTTCCGCAATGAAAGCGCGGTTTTCTCTTCCTGTTTTTGCCAGCAATCGAATTTCACGAGCAGCTATAGTTTGTGCGCATGGTGATCCATCCTCCAGCCGTTGGATGAGAAGCCCCGCGGTCGCTTTGTTGGCTGCAACAGCAGCCTTAGAGGGAGAAGCAGCTGCAAAGCTGTCTGCTGATGCATATGCAGACTCTGGAGGGTCGTAAGGAATTCCATAAGCGGTGCACCACTGCATGATCAAATTCCTCAAAGCCCGATTCGGAACCAGGCGAGTGCTGGGCAGCATTTGCCCTGTTTTCGGACAAGTACAATTCCCTTCTTCCAGCCACCTCGAAATTGAACTCCGATCATATGTCTGTCCTGTCGCAATGATCACTGGCTCTCTCATCAAATCCAATGATATGGGGCAGCAAAAGTCCTTCGGAATCGTTATAAAAGTCTCCGCAATCTCCTGAGCAATCAACCCTTTTCGGGGCTTCCTCTGATTGTTCCCAATCCCCAATTCAACCTCGTCTTCTTCGAAACCGAAAAGCAAAAACCTGCAATACCGAGTGAATGCCACAAACCCATTAAGCACCGAAACGGTGGGCTCAACGTCACCTTCGTGGTTCACAATCTGCTCCTCCAAGAACTCGATTTCGTGCCGGCAACTCTTGGCGTCTCGAATCCCCAATCTTTCAACGAAAAACAACCACAAATCGGCCGAGTCAGGAACCCGGCCCTTCTCGAATTCGTCAAGGAACGAAAAGAACTGAACCCTTAATTCTTCATCTCCTTCTTCGATGAACAGCATCGCCCTCCTGGCCTGTCGCTGCAGGAGCTCAATCTGTTCCCTCACGTCCTCCCCCAATTCGACGTCATCCATCGGAAACACGTCCAAAAGGGTCGAAATTTCCTGATTCAAATCGTGAAAATGGCCGGAAATTGGATGGTTCTGAAGCAAAAGCCACAATTTACTTGACCGGGCGCAGTAATCGAGGAGTATTTTGGATCTGTATAGAAGCAAGTAGAGCTCTTTCAGGCAGATGACCGCCGTCCACGGCATAGCAGCCCCGGAGTCCCTCAGATACTCCAAGAGCACGAGAAAGATTTCGACTTTCCGCACCAGCGACCTCGAATTCCGCCGCTGGAAGGAGAAAGACTTGGCTGAGAAGGAGGAAACTATCTCGGCGGTGACCGAGACAAGGGTCTGTACAAGGGCCACGTCAGAGAGGTCAACCGGAGCTAAAAACGCCTCCAGAGAAGGTGACCTCCGCCGGCGCATCGATGAGAATATCGCCGCCGAAGCCATGAAGATTTTGAAGAAACAAGCAACTGGGCAGAGTCAAATATCCTCGAAGAATCCAAAGCCTCTGGCTTTGATTGGCGGTTTTGTACAATCTTCGAAGGGAATGAAATGGGATTGTTTGGGAAATTGTATAAATGGTGGGGGACGATTCCGCGTTGCAAAAGCGGACCCGGGCGACTCGGATGACTCAGTGGATTTCCGAAAAGTAGGAGGAGGACTTTGGTGTTTGTCTTCTCCTCTCTTTATATTTTGTTCCACCAATTTCTAGGAAAGGAGGGGCTTTGActgagaggagagagaatgagaggagagagaggattcaattgaatttaaaatatgagttaatattttggagagACTCCTGTGCAGCGTTCGATGCTGTAGCAGCAGGCAGTAATAATATTATAaagtttaacgaaaagcttttgatataatttattttaataaaaattaattctaatattatttatcttgtttttataattaaaattcaaaatttttaaataattttcttcAGATTTCTTAATAATATAGATGCCCAAAGTCCACAtttcctctttgtttttgttgttgtcgGCATTGCTGCTGGTTTCCGTGACCAAAAAGGACACGTATTTCTTCCGGTTTACTTACTTCTTTGGACTTTGGATTCTTATGAAGTCATCCACCGTAACAGGGACTCCAAGGTGGGAGAGGAATCTCCATGTTACACGTATATTCTTATGGTTGTGTTTCGTGTCAATAATATTACTCTCGTTCTTTTAGAATTTTACGGTTTAGTAAAATTATAATTCTTTATCGTTCGATCAATCTAATAACCgagaaaaaagtaaaataataaggttgaattaaaccgttattttcTTTCCGCGTTGTATTGAGATTGAAAGGGAGTTAGTCCACAAGTTTCTTAGACCATAGGATTCAAGAAAACATGATTGCCAATGACTTAATGGTATGAATATCATATGAAAAGAAACTATGTATTGTATTAGTGACACAAGAAGTCACAGTAATAATGCATCGTATCatgaaaatcattttttttaaatgtaaaacATCAAAGCGGTTCTTCGGTGTTTTTCAAAACTAATCAATGTTAAATAGAAAATTTAAGATTAATGTTGTCGTATTATTGATTTAGATCTTATCCTGAGGTGTAGGTGAGTCATTGTGCATTGTCCCATTATTTATGTGAAGAACATAATTTCTCATTGAATTTGGCTGCCATTTTTGGATTCCTTTCCTTCAATTGAAGCCCACAGTTTTTGCGATCACCCTAAATTTCCCTATCACATAACGTCATCACCCACCTCTTATATCAATTTTATGTGGAGGTTGTTATGAATGTTATCTGCGTATATTTGGAATGGCAGCACGTATACAGTCTAGAATATGGTAGTTGtcttataaaagaaaatacgaattgataaatacaaaaaaagcATACGTTGTTAAATTTCGCATACGTAAGAGGATCATACGGAAGTAAATTCTCTTTACGTTCAGATCTCTCTTTATTCAAGTGGTACTTTGTCTCTACGTGTTTTTCTAAGATTTCTTTTTCAGTTATGACCTATAAAGTCGGGATTCCAAAATTCAAAAACCGAACCCTGAGTTGTAAGTTCTAAATGGTCGTATCTTGACGCAGTTGAACATCTCATTTGAATGACAAAACATCATTGATTTTTCGACGTGAAATGTTGGTCGCATATattctcataatttttttttctttctcatttgTCCTACCTTGATTAATGGTGTACACTCTACAAGTGTAGGTACATGTGAGTTGATTCTTTGGTGGCCAAAAAGCACATACTATGGAGGAGGACCAAAGAGACAACAGAATCTACTTCCAATCTAACGGATGGTCATTTTCAATGTGTTCATAAACACCATATGCATTCATAAGCGGAGGACACTCGAAAATAAAAATTCTCAGCTTATATTATAACATTTGACATATTGAACCGTGTTCCTGACACTCCAAAATTTGAATGGAGTAGTATGTTGGGTATGAGGAGTAAACTGTAATTGCAAGAGTATTGCATGATTGCTTTGCTCAAAGTAAAGGTAGGTGTAAAATAAGCAAGCATCGGCATCGGACTTGATTCAAGGGTTGACTACTTAAAGCTGTGGGGGCCACGCATCTTTCAGGCGCGTTGAACTTTGGGGATTATTATTTGGATAATATTAATACTTATATTATTAGTTGGGCATCAAGGAGCCTGCGTTTTATGTCCACGCTGGCAAATTTGACTAAAACGtctggacttggattgtctgccctcttagTTATgatgcccttccatgcccttctattttgtgcggtcacggttaagccacgtcaatattttatattaattttttaataagataataagacaaaaaataataaaaatataaaatattgacgtagcttaaccgtgaccgcacaaaataagagggcatggaagggcaccacaactaggagggcagacaatccaagtcaaaAACGTCCAACACACAAGTTGACGAAACAGAAGCCACGAACAGACTCACCCTACAAAAGTGAAAGTACAACCACGAGCACGTAGTCTAATAGTAAATGACGGATTACgagatttttttaaaataaaaaattagagatTTCGGGTTCGAAACCCATT carries:
- the LOC103446292 gene encoding U-box domain-containing protein 17-like; amino-acid sequence: MASAAIFSSMRRRRSPSLEAFLAPVDLSDVALVQTLVSVTAEIVSSFSAKSFSFQRRNSRSLVRKVEIFLVLLEYLRDSGAAMPWTAVICLKELYLLLYRSKILLDYCARSSKLWLLLQNHPISGHFHDLNQEISTLLDVFPMDDVELGEDVREQIELLQRQARRAMLFIEEGDEELRVQFFSFLDEFEKGRVPDSADLWLFFVERLGIRDAKSCRHEIEFLEEQIVNHEGDVEPTVSVLNGFVAFTRYCRFLLFGFEEDEVELGIGNNQRKPRKGLIAQEIAETFITIPKDFCCPISLDLMREPVIIATGQTYDRSSISRWLEEGNCTCPKTGQMLPSTRLVPNRALRNLIMQWCTAYGIPYDPPESAYASADSFAAASPSKAAVAANKATAGLLIQRLEDGSPCAQTIAAREIRLLAKTGRENRAFIAEAGAIPHLCKLLSSPNSVAQENSVTAMLNLSIYDKNKSRIMDEEGCLGSIVNVLRFGHTTEARENAAATLFSLSAVHDYKKRIADEEGGIEALAGLLREGTPRGKKDAVTALYNLSTHTENCTRMIEAGAVTALVSALGNEVVAEEAAGALALVVRQPIGAKAVANEDLAVAGLIGMMRGGTPRGKENAVAALLELCRSGGTAATEMVVKAPALAGLLQTLLFTGTKRARRKAASLARVFQRCENAAAMHFGGLGVGYALAGNSAANRDSSFVGEVSVPLSISVPVL